In Candidatus Promineifilum breve, one genomic interval encodes:
- a CDS encoding thiamine ABC transporter substrate-binding protein — MKSKLLACVLLVWLVATAACGGAATNEPATVRLMTHDSFDVSAELLAEFQQATGITVEVFKAGDGGVIVNKAILAKDAPLADVLFGVDNTFLSRALENDIFLAYESPLLVNVPENLRLDPQHRVTPVDFGDICLNYDVAWFAERSLPPPADLAALIDPAYRGLTVAQNPATSTPGLGFLLATIETFGEDGYLDYWRALVDNDVLVVDGWETAYYSHFTAASEGDRPIVVSYASSPVAEVYFAEQPPATAPTAAVVADGACFRQIEFAGILRGTEVEDAARQLIDFLLDRPFQQDIPLKMFVYPVNEAAELPEVYVAHSHLSAAPAQMTPERISANREAWLQAWTETVLRP; from the coding sequence ATTGGCTTGTGTCCTGCTCGTCTGGCTCGTCGCCACGGCCGCCTGTGGTGGGGCCGCGACGAATGAACCGGCCACCGTCCGGCTGATGACCCACGATAGCTTCGACGTCAGCGCCGAATTGTTGGCGGAGTTTCAGCAGGCGACGGGGATCACGGTCGAAGTCTTCAAGGCCGGCGACGGCGGCGTGATCGTCAACAAGGCCATTCTGGCCAAGGACGCACCGTTGGCCGACGTGCTCTTCGGCGTCGATAACACGTTTCTGAGCCGCGCCCTGGAGAACGACATCTTTCTAGCCTACGAATCGCCTCTTTTGGTCAACGTGCCCGAAAACCTGCGCCTCGATCCGCAGCATCGCGTGACCCCGGTCGATTTCGGCGACATCTGCCTGAATTATGACGTCGCCTGGTTTGCCGAGCGCAGCCTGCCGCCGCCCGCCGACCTGGCTGCCCTGATCGATCCGGCCTATCGCGGCCTGACGGTGGCGCAAAACCCGGCCACCTCGACGCCGGGGCTGGGCTTTCTCCTGGCGACCATTGAAACCTTTGGCGAGGACGGCTATCTCGATTATTGGCGGGCGCTGGTCGATAACGACGTGCTGGTCGTCGACGGCTGGGAGACGGCCTACTACAGCCACTTCACCGCCGCCTCGGAGGGCGACCGGCCCATCGTCGTCAGCTACGCCAGCAGCCCGGTGGCCGAGGTCTATTTCGCCGAGCAGCCGCCGGCCACCGCACCCACGGCCGCGGTCGTGGCCGACGGCGCTTGCTTCCGCCAGATCGAGTTTGCCGGCATCCTGCGCGGCACCGAGGTCGAGGACGCGGCCCGCCAACTGATCGATTTTCTGCTCGACCGCCCTTTCCAGCAGGACATCCCGCTCAAGATGTTCGTCTATCCGGTCAATGAGGCCGCCGAACTGCCGGAGGTGTACGTTGCCCACAGCCACCTGTCGGCCGCGCCGGCGCAAATGACCCCGGAGCGCATCTCGGCCAACCGGGAGGCCTGGTTACAGGCGTGGACGGAGACGGTGCTCCGGCCATAA